The following proteins are co-located in the Candidatus Hydrogenedentota bacterium genome:
- a CDS encoding OmpA family protein codes for DAYNMNLSDRRAKSTVQYVISKGIDKSRISGKGYGESEPKVDCKENCTEEDHAKNRRSEFLIIKR; via the coding sequence GATGCTTACAACATGAACCTTTCTGACAGAAGGGCAAAATCAACTGTTCAGTACGTTATTTCTAAAGGAATCGACAAATCCAGAATTTCTGGAAAAGGTTATGGCGAGAGCGAGCCTAAAGTGGATTGCAAAGAAAACTGTACAGAAGAAGATCATGCTAAAAACAGAAGAAGTGAATTCTTGATTATCAAGAGATAA